A part of Cervus elaphus chromosome 11, mCerEla1.1, whole genome shotgun sequence genomic DNA contains:
- the LOC122703789 gene encoding LOW QUALITY PROTEIN: uncharacterized protein LOC122703789 (The sequence of the model RefSeq protein was modified relative to this genomic sequence to represent the inferred CDS: substituted 1 base at 1 genomic stop codon) — protein sequence DSILFTHNPTWDDCQQLLQVLFTTEERERILAEARKRVPGVDGRPTAQPHLVDEGFPLLRPNWDFERVEGRERLRVYRQTLMAGLRAAARKPTNLAKVNLVRQEPTESPAAFLERLMEAFRQYTPMDPQAEESRAAVLLAFVNQAAPDIRKKLQKVEGLGEQTIQDLLKVAEKVFNNRETPEEREERIRREERELAEKIRKEEREHRARENRKNQKELAQILFAGLKAGTELREPRDPRTGEKEKPKRQALKKDQCAYCKEQGHWKNECPKRDSRRGMTQREKILPPGTRVLYAGEDSDXGSRDSAPLPESWVTIHVEGKPVGFMVDTGAQHSVLNQKLGPMSKKASLVQGATGTKRYCWTTERKVNLGTHQVSHSFLVIPECPAPLLGRDLLTKVNAQIHFDPGGMSVTDGLGQPIHVLSLALRDEYRLFAPKPSETIALDVQPWVHKYPLAWAETAGMGLAKQRHPVVIELKAEAVPVRVRQYPMSQEARRGITPHIRRLMEAGILRRCRSPWNTPLLPVKKLGGTDYRPVQDLREVNKRVSDIHPTVPNPYTLLSSLLPEYTWYTVLDLKDAFFSLPLAVQSQEIFAFEWTEEEGQPVVQLTWTRLPQGFKNSPTLFNEALSEDLYEYRACHPEVILLQYVDDLMLAGTTEEACSRATGDLLQTLGILGYRASAKKAQIAQQEVTYLGYKIRQGQRWLTQAMKETILQIPEPKNPRQVREFLGTVGYCRLWIMGFAEKARPLYEGSKETPKWTWTEPMKQAFQTLRRALLEAPALALPNPNKPFQLFIDEKQGIGKGVLTQQWGPWKRPVAYLSKRLDPVAAGWPPCLRIIAATALLVRDADKLTYGQQLSVYTPHAVEGVLKQPPGKWISNARLTHYQALLLDAPRVRFQTPCFLNPATLLPNPEKDSPLHDCSEILAEALAARKDLTDVPLSNSELVWFTDGSSYVKDGQRKAGAAIVDDSGQTIWAETLPPNTSAQKAELIALIQALEQAKGKRVTIFTDSRYAFSTAHIQGPIYQERGFRTAEGKEVKNLPEIRRLLEAVQLPRAVAIVHVPGHQKGEDPKALGNRAADAAAREAASRDYAAPILADTTLQKDDQDGWYRDQNNNLILPASLGRHLCEHLHTTTHLGEKKTLTLLQMACLRFPRQNVTVREIIQACKACQLMRAEKKQHSGTRYRGEKPGQHWEIDFTEVRPGKYGYRYLLVLVDTFSGWVEAFPTKGETAIVVAKKILEEIVPRYGLPVTMGSDNGPAFVSQIVQGLAQALGTKWKLHCEYNPQSSGQVERMNRTLKETLTKLAIETGGDWVTLLPFALFRARNTPYKLNLTPFEILYGRPPPVYPIFKGKYLPPPTLGQFQQTLIALSKVHNHVWKLIREIHEGQNKRALPSHNIGPGDWVWVKRHQSKVLEPRWKGPYVVLLTTPTAVKVDGIGPWVHCNH from the exons gattccattttgtttactcataatcccacctgggatgattgtcagcagctgttgcaggtgctcttcaccacggaagaacgggagcgaattctggcagaggcgcggaaacgggtaccaggggtcgacgggaggccaaccgcccagcctcatcttgtggacgaggggtttcctctgttgcggcctaactgggattttgagcgggtggaaggtagggagcgtctccgagtgtaccgccagactctaatggctggcctgcgggctgcagcaagaaagccgacaaatctggcaaaggtaaatttagtaaggcaagagcccactgaaagcccggcagccttcctagagaggctgatggaagctttcaggcaatatacacctatggacccccaggctgaggagtcacgcgctgcagttttgttagcgtttgtgaatcaggcagccccagatattaggaagaaattacaaaaggtagagggattgggagaacagacaatacaggatttactgaaagtagctgaaaaggtatttaataatagggagaccccagaagaaagggaagagcgaattcggcgggaggaaagggaattagcggaaaagatcaggaaagaagagagggaacatagggcgagggaaaaccggaagaaccagaaggagctagcccagattctttttgcggggttaaaggccggaacagaattgagggaacctcgagacccccggacgggagaaaaagaaaaaccaaaaaggcaggccctaaagaaggatcagtgcgcctactgcaaagaacaggggcactggaaaaacgagtgccccaagagggactcaaggagaggaatgacccagagagagaaaatcctCCCCcccggaactcgagttctatatgcgggggaagacagtgactaggggagtcgagactcggcacccctccccgagtcctgggtaaccatacatgtggaggggaaacccgttggcttcatggtggatactggcgcccaacactctgttttaaatcaaaaactgggaccaatgtctaagaaagccagcttagtgcaaggagccacggggacaaaaagatattgttggaccacagaacggaaagtaaatctagggacccaccaggtgtcccattcgtttttggtgataccagaatgcccagcccctctacttggaagagacttgttgactaaagttaatgctcagatccattttgacccagggggaatgtcagtcacggatggacttggacaaccgatacatgtcttgtccctagccttaagggatgaatacagactttttgcgcctaagccctcagagaccatagcactagatgtacaaccgtgggtccataaaTATCCATTGGCCTGGGCAGAAACAGCGGGAATGGGActagctaaacagagacatccggtcgtcatcgagctaaaggccgaggcagttcctgtgagggtgagacagtaccctatgagccaagaagctcggcgggggatcactccccacattcgacggctcatggagGCCGGAATTCTCAGGCGATGCcgatccccttggaacacccccttactgccggtgaagaagctaggggggacagattacagacctgtccaagacctgcgagaagtcaacaaacgggtgagtgacatacacccaactgtccctaacccgtataccctcctgagcagtttactgcctgagtacacttggtacactgtgctggacttgaaggatgcctttttcagcctacccctggcagtccagagccaagagatatttgcctttgagtggactgaggagGAGGGCCAACCAGTAgtacaattaacttggacccgcctcccacaggggttcaagaactcccctaccttgtttaatgaggctctgagtgaggacctctatgaatatcgggcttgccacccagaggtcattctgctacaatatgtagatgaccttatgttggctggaaccacagaggaagctTGCAGCCGTGCCACTGGGGACCTATTACAGACCCTAGGCATCTTGGGGTATCGCGCTAGcgcaaagaaggcacaaatagcccagcaagaggtcacctatttggggtataagatcaggcaggggcaaaggtggctaacccaggccatgaaagaaacaatattgcagataccagagcccaaaaacccccgccaggtgagagagtttctggggactgttggatattgcagactgtggattatggggtttgctgagaaggcccggcccttatatgagggaagtaaagagaccccaaagtggacttggactgagccaatgaaacaggctttccagacactcagacgggccctactagaagccccagcccttgccctgcctaacccaaataagccattccagctgtttatagatgaaaagcaaggaataggaaagggggtcttgactcaacaatggggaccatggaagcggccggtagcatacctttcgaagcgattagacccggtggccgctgggtggcccccttgccttcgcATCATTGCAGCTAcagccctcctcgtccgcgacgctgACAAGTTGACttatggacagcaactctcggtttacaccccccacgccgtggaaggggttttaaagcagccgccgggtaagtggatctccaatgcccgcttgacacactaccaggccttgctgctcgatgccccacgggtgcgttttcagaccccttgcttcctaaaTCCGGCCACGCTCCTacccaacccagagaaggacagccctctccatgattgcagtgagatactggctgaggccctggcggcacgaaaagacttaactgatgtacccctaagcaacagtgagctagtatggttcaccgatgggagcagttatgtaaaagatgggcaaaggaaggcgggagcagccatagttgatgattcagggcagacgatatgggctgagacactacccccaaacacttctgcacaaaaagcagaattgattgccctgatacaggctctggagcaagccaaagggaagagagtcaccatttttactgacagccgatatgctttcagcactgcccatattcaaggtcccatataccaagaaaggggatttcggacagctgagggaaaagaggtcaaaaatctgcctgagATTCGCAGGCTCTTGGAAGCTGTCCAACTACCCCGGGCAGTAGCTAtagtacatgtccccggtcaccagaagggAGAAGACCCTAAGGCGCTGGGCAATCGTGCTGCTGATGCGGCCGCTCGAGAAGCGGCTAGCCGGGACTAtgccgcccccatattagcc gataccaccctccagaaagatgaccaagatggatggtaccgagaccaaaacaacaacctgatcttgcctgcctccctgggtcgtcacctgtgtgaacacctgcacacaactacacacttgggagaaaaaaagaccctaacacttctccagatggcctgcctgaggttccctcgtcAAAATgtaactgtacgagagataattcaagcctgcaaagcgtgccagctgatgagggcagagaagaagcagcactcgggaacgaggtaccgaggggaaaagccagggcaacattgggagatagatttcaccgaggtaaggccaggcaagtatggGTACCGCTATCTGTTGGTACTGGTAGATACTTTCTCGGGGTGGGTGGAAgctttccccactaagggagagacagcaatagtggttgctaaaaagatcttagaggagatagtgcctaggtatgggctgccagtgactatgggctctgataatggacctgcctttgtgagccagattgtacaagggctggcccaagctctggggacgaaatggaagttacattgcgaatataatccccagagctcaggacaggttgagagaatgaatcggaccctaaaagaaactttgacaaagttggcaatagagactggcggggactgggtgaccctcctcccctttgcactctttcgggcacgtaacaccccttataagctgaatcttactccttttgagattctgtatggaagaccccctcctgtgtatcctattttcaaaggaaaatatctgccaccccctactttgggacaattccagcaaactctgatagcattaagtaaggtgcataaccatgtttggaaattgattcgaGAGATACATGAGGGCCAAAACAAGAGGGccctcccctcacataatattggcccaggtgattgggtttgggtaaaacgacaccaatctaaagtattagaacctagatggaaaggcccttatgttgttctccttaccactcctaccgctgtcaaggtcgacgggattggaccctgggttcattgcaatcac